One genomic region from Spirulina subsalsa PCC 9445 encodes:
- a CDS encoding ArnT family glycosyltransferase, producing MKTFNPPTQWVKDSAGLVLLLILALGTFLRVYGINFGLPHLYNFDEIIFVDRAYYMLGNQDPNPQWFGAPASTTIYLLALVYLVIFVIGLIFGQFSNPSQFKALYLTDPTVFYLSGRLLTAVFGIAIIVLVYWIGHKLFNPSVGLIGAAFIAFSPLYVYLSKLIRMDIQMTFFILLSLWFCLKTLEDTGWLNYILAGAFLGLAITTKYPAILFTVSILLAHFISHPKSRKSSFKIVISAFSCVAGVFVSSPFLFLDIERAWHDVIYESRSEHLGATGQGFWADLIWYWREPILANFTILGIILSLFGFGLALTSKRKDLLVFISFPLVFFVFISTLSLRWDRWIIPVFPFLGLLIGYAIYTLYQWVKQRFNHRVSLFISLALLGIMLLPLASLSFLESREMAGVDTRTLAGEWMLKNIPPQSSVLVELYTPQLPKDSFQFFEVNEQGNLTQTDLSQFEHYRFIPSWSQIGNLKNIEQITNQNIDYIVMSNMYDRFAREKEQYREIVRTYQAIMKQKTLVYETQQVRGVNYGPTIRIYQVN from the coding sequence ATGAAAACGTTTAATCCCCCAACCCAGTGGGTGAAAGATTCTGCTGGCTTAGTTCTGCTATTAATCCTTGCCCTAGGTACATTTTTGCGAGTCTACGGTATTAATTTTGGCTTGCCTCACCTCTACAACTTTGATGAAATTATTTTTGTAGACCGGGCTTATTATATGTTAGGGAATCAAGATCCTAACCCCCAATGGTTTGGCGCTCCAGCTAGCACAACAATCTATCTTTTAGCGTTGGTTTACCTCGTTATCTTTGTGATAGGCTTAATTTTCGGTCAATTTAGCAATCCATCACAATTTAAAGCATTATATTTGACAGATCCGACTGTTTTTTATCTCAGTGGTCGGTTATTAACGGCTGTGTTTGGTATTGCAATCATTGTTTTAGTTTATTGGATTGGTCATAAACTATTTAACCCCAGTGTCGGTCTAATTGGGGCGGCTTTTATTGCATTTTCTCCCCTTTATGTCTATCTTTCTAAGCTCATTCGGATGGACATTCAGATGACATTTTTTATTTTACTCTCTCTCTGGTTTTGCCTAAAAACATTAGAAGATACTGGATGGCTTAACTATATCTTAGCTGGGGCTTTTCTTGGGTTAGCTATTACGACTAAATATCCAGCTATTTTATTTACTGTAAGTATTCTTTTAGCTCACTTTATTAGCCATCCCAAGTCAAGGAAATCTAGTTTTAAAATTGTCATTAGTGCATTTTCTTGTGTAGCTGGAGTATTTGTTTCTTCGCCCTTCCTGTTTCTAGATATTGAGCGCGCTTGGCATGATGTAATTTATGAAAGCAGATCAGAACACTTAGGAGCAACAGGACAAGGTTTTTGGGCAGACTTAATCTGGTATTGGCGAGAACCTATTTTAGCTAATTTTACTATACTAGGGATAATTTTAAGCCTTTTTGGTTTTGGTCTTGCCTTGACATCAAAACGGAAAGACTTGCTCGTATTTATTAGTTTTCCCCTAGTGTTTTTTGTCTTTATCTCTACCCTCAGTTTACGCTGGGATCGTTGGATTATTCCTGTCTTTCCCTTTCTAGGGCTGCTCATTGGCTATGCTATTTATACCCTTTATCAATGGGTTAAACAACGTTTTAATCATCGGGTCAGTCTCTTTATAAGTTTAGCCCTTTTAGGGATAATGCTCCTACCATTGGCGAGCCTCAGTTTTCTAGAGAGTCGGGAAATGGCAGGGGTGGATACTCGGACTTTAGCGGGAGAGTGGATGTTAAAAAATATTCCCCCTCAAAGTTCAGTATTAGTGGAACTTTATACTCCCCAATTGCCTAAAGATTCTTTTCAGTTTTTTGAGGTTAACGAGCAGGGAAATTTAACCCAAACTGACTTAAGTCAGTTTGAACATTATCGCTTTATTCCCTCTTGGAGCCAGATCGGGAATTTGAAAAATATTGAGCAAATCACAAATCAGAATATTGATTATATTGTCATGAGCAATATGTATGATCGATTTGCCCGAGAGAAAGAACAGTACCGCGAAATTGTTAGAACTTATCAAGCTATTATGAAACAAAAAACTTTGGTTTATGAGACGCAACAAGTGCGGGGAGTTAATTATGGTCCGACTATCCGCATTTATCAAGTAAACTAA